One Bufo gargarizans isolate SCDJY-AF-19 chromosome 3, ASM1485885v1, whole genome shotgun sequence DNA segment encodes these proteins:
- the MED18 gene encoding mediator of RNA polymerase II transcription subunit 18, protein MEAPPVTTMPVSGGAINMMEYLLQGSILDQGLESLLHRLRGLCDNMEPETFADHESVYLLKGQQASPFVLRARRPLDRPGAPWHLRYLGQPEAGDRSRHALVRNCVDIATSEVLPEFLQEMGFRMDHEFIARGHLFRKGVMKIAVYKVFRVLVSGTAENTEPLSLSYLVELSVVAPAGQDSVADEVRSFAEQLRPLVQLEKIDPKRLM, encoded by the exons ATGGAGGCTCCCCCTGTGACCACCATGCCTGTATCAGGAGGAGCCATTAACATGATGGAGTATCTGCTGCAAG GCAGCATACTGGACCAAGGACTGGAGAGCCTCCTTCACCGCTTACGTGGACTATGCGACAACATGGAACCTGAGACGTTTGCTGATCATGAAAGTGTGTATTTGCTAAAAGGCCAGCAAGCCAGCCCCTTTGTACTTCGTGCCCGTCGACCACTTGACCGGCCAGGAGCACCATGGCACCTTCGTTATCTCGGCCAGCCAGAGGCAGGAGACAGAAGCCGGCACGCGTTGGTTAGGAATTGTGTTGATATTGCTACCTCAGAAGTCTTACCTGAATTTCTTCAAGAGATGGGTTTTCGGATGGACCATGAATTTATAGCAAGAGGACACTTGTTCCGCAAGGGAGTTATGAAAATCGCAGTCTACAAGGTGTTTCGTGTTTTGGTGTCGGGAACAGCTGAAAATACTGAGCCCCTGTCACTTTCCTATTTGGTAGAGCTCAGCGTAGTGGCACCTGCTGGCCAGGACAGTGTAGCTGATGAAGTCCGAAGTTTTGCCGAACAGCTTAGACCCCTGGTGCAGCTGGAAAAAATAGACCCAAAGCGTCTGATGTAA